One region of Catenulispora sp. EB89 genomic DNA includes:
- a CDS encoding sigma-70 family RNA polymerase sigma factor, which translates to MTPALKHPVDQADVDALALAARDGDPAAVERFIQATRPDVRRYVVRLSGSPQDADDLTQDTYLRVLRALPAFQGRSSAQTWLRAIARRTVVDRIRRASARPRLADTDDWLGAAERAQPDGLPGFEEGVVLAQLVAALPEDRRTAFVLTAMVGLPYDEAALVIGTPIGTVRSRVSRARSTLVASLGN; encoded by the coding sequence ATGACCCCTGCGCTGAAACACCCGGTCGATCAAGCCGACGTCGACGCGCTGGCCCTGGCCGCCCGGGACGGCGACCCGGCCGCCGTCGAGCGCTTCATCCAGGCGACCAGGCCCGACGTGCGCCGCTACGTCGTGCGCCTGAGCGGCAGCCCGCAGGACGCCGACGACCTCACGCAGGACACGTACCTGCGGGTCCTGCGTGCGCTGCCGGCCTTCCAGGGCCGGTCGTCGGCGCAGACCTGGCTGCGCGCGATCGCCCGGCGCACCGTCGTCGACCGCATCCGCCGGGCCTCGGCCCGGCCGCGGCTCGCGGACACCGACGACTGGCTGGGCGCGGCCGAGCGTGCGCAGCCCGACGGGCTGCCCGGCTTCGAGGAGGGCGTGGTGCTGGCCCAGTTGGTCGCCGCGCTGCCCGAGGACCGCCGGACGGCGTTCGTGCTGACCGCGATGGTCGGCCTGCCGTACGACGAGGCCGCCCTCGTGATCGGAACCCCGATCGGGACCGTCCGGTCCCGCGTGTCCCGGGCCCGCAGCACGTTGGTCGCCTCGCTCGGGAACTGA
- a CDS encoding LacI family DNA-binding transcriptional regulator yields the protein MQSGERRPTLADVAAEAGVSVALVSIVMRGVPGASEATRQRVREVAARLGYQPDSRARRLRSGESRLLGVVFDVRHPFHHDMLTGLYEAAAKVDYELALSAVTPRRDERTAIDDLLRDRCAALIAIGPQLPAGELDQLTARLPVVAVFRHVHKRGVDVVRTDDERGLWLAVDHLVELGHRSIVHVDGGRTAASAERRRGYLDAMRRHGLEEYARVLAGGFGEEEGARAARELLAGPVPTAIAMFNDLSAAGMLDVLRRSGLTVPDEVSVVGYDDASFSRLGHIDLTTVAQDVEALATLAVARAIARLDGAPVAQREVTVDPHLVVRGTTGPPPKTAA from the coding sequence ATGCAGTCAGGGGAGCGCCGGCCGACACTCGCCGACGTCGCCGCCGAGGCGGGGGTCTCGGTCGCGCTGGTGTCGATCGTGATGCGGGGGGTGCCGGGCGCGAGCGAGGCCACCCGGCAGCGGGTGCGGGAGGTGGCCGCACGCCTCGGCTACCAGCCCGACAGCCGGGCCCGGCGCCTGCGCAGCGGCGAGAGCCGGCTGCTGGGGGTGGTGTTCGACGTCAGACACCCGTTCCACCACGACATGCTCACCGGCCTGTACGAGGCGGCCGCCAAGGTGGACTACGAGCTGGCGCTGAGCGCGGTCACCCCCCGGCGCGACGAACGCACCGCGATCGACGACCTGCTGCGCGACCGCTGCGCGGCGCTGATCGCGATCGGCCCGCAGCTGCCGGCGGGGGAGTTGGACCAGCTCACCGCCCGGCTTCCGGTGGTCGCGGTGTTCCGCCACGTTCACAAGCGCGGCGTGGACGTCGTGCGTACCGACGACGAACGCGGCCTGTGGCTGGCCGTCGACCACCTCGTCGAGCTGGGCCACCGGAGCATCGTGCACGTCGACGGCGGCCGGACCGCGGCCTCGGCCGAGCGGCGCCGGGGCTACCTGGACGCGATGCGGCGGCACGGTCTTGAGGAGTACGCGCGCGTGCTGGCCGGCGGGTTCGGCGAGGAGGAGGGCGCCCGCGCCGCCCGGGAACTGCTGGCCGGCCCGGTGCCCACCGCGATCGCCATGTTCAACGACCTGAGCGCGGCCGGCATGCTCGACGTGCTGCGCCGCAGCGGCCTGACCGTCCCGGACGAGGTCAGCGTGGTGGGCTACGACGACGCCAGCTTCAGCCGGCTCGGCCACATCGACCTGACCACGGTCGCCCAGGACGTCGAGGCGCTGGCCACGCTGGCGGTCGCGCGGGCGATCGCGCGCCTGGACGGCGCGCCGGTGGCCCAGCGCGAGGTCACCGTCGACCCGCACCTGGTGGTCCGGGGCACGACCGGTCCCCCGCCCAAGACCGCTGCGTAG
- a CDS encoding superoxide dismutase: MAVYTLPDLPYDYSALEPAITGEILELHHAKHHAAYVKGANDTLEQLAEARDKEQFGGLVGLEKTLAFHTSGHVLHSLFWRNLSPDGGDKPDGALATAIERDFGSFEAFKTQLTAATTGVQGSGWGVLAHEPLADRLIVTQVYDHHGNVATGMTPLLVFDAWEHAYYLQYRNVRPDYVSKLWSIVDWADVAARYQSIVT; this comes from the coding sequence GTGGCTGTCTATACGTTGCCTGACCTGCCGTACGACTACTCGGCGTTGGAGCCGGCGATCACCGGGGAGATCCTGGAGCTGCACCACGCCAAACACCACGCCGCCTACGTCAAGGGCGCCAACGACACCCTGGAGCAGCTGGCCGAGGCCCGGGACAAGGAGCAGTTCGGCGGCCTGGTCGGGCTGGAGAAGACGCTCGCGTTCCACACCTCCGGGCACGTGCTGCACTCGCTGTTCTGGCGGAACCTGTCCCCGGACGGCGGCGACAAGCCCGACGGGGCCCTGGCCACGGCCATCGAGCGCGACTTCGGCTCGTTCGAGGCGTTCAAGACGCAGCTCACCGCCGCCACCACCGGCGTGCAGGGCTCCGGCTGGGGCGTGCTGGCGCACGAACCGCTGGCCGACCGGCTGATCGTGACCCAGGTCTACGACCACCACGGCAACGTCGCCACCGGCATGACCCCGCTGCTGGTCTTCGACGCGTGGGAGCACGCGTACTACCTGCAGTACCGCAACGTCCGGCCGGACTACGTCAGCAAGCTGTGGTCCATCGTCGACTGGGCCGACGTCGCCGCGCGCTATCAGTCGATCGTGACCTGA
- a CDS encoding FecCD family ABC transporter permease has product MLAALAVALVGAAAIGISLGSVNEPLGAVWRVVGAHLFHTGTTDPLRDQIVWQIRVPRVLLAAVAGAGLSVAGVAFQALVRNPLADPYILGVSSGASLGAVGIAVAGGVVGGLGQTGAAFVTALLTVVAVYLLAQRGGRLLDSWLVLAGIAVGYLGNGVTTYLQLRLNPTELQGMMFWLMGSLAGAKWSDLGLPTAVIVLCLAVLLAQGRRLNALSAGEDAAAGLGVPVAAQRALLLVIGSLLTASIVSVVGGIGFVGLMVPHMTRFAVGADHRRVLPVAALAGAVFLVLVDLVARTLNRPDELPVGLVTTVLGAPFFLWLLRRRTARAGG; this is encoded by the coding sequence CTGCTCGCGGCGTTGGCCGTGGCCCTCGTCGGCGCCGCCGCGATCGGGATCTCGCTCGGATCGGTGAACGAGCCGCTCGGCGCCGTCTGGCGCGTGGTCGGGGCGCACCTCTTCCACACCGGGACCACCGATCCGCTGCGGGACCAGATCGTGTGGCAGATCCGGGTGCCGCGGGTGCTGTTGGCGGCGGTGGCCGGCGCGGGGCTTTCGGTGGCGGGCGTCGCCTTTCAGGCCCTGGTCCGCAATCCGCTGGCAGACCCCTACATCCTCGGCGTCTCCTCGGGCGCGTCGTTGGGGGCGGTCGGTATCGCGGTCGCCGGAGGGGTGGTCGGCGGGCTCGGCCAGACCGGAGCTGCTTTCGTGACCGCGCTGCTCACCGTGGTCGCCGTCTATCTGCTGGCGCAGCGCGGCGGCCGGCTTCTGGACTCGTGGTTGGTGCTCGCCGGGATCGCCGTCGGCTATCTGGGCAACGGAGTGACCACCTATCTCCAGCTGCGCCTGAATCCGACGGAGTTGCAGGGCATGATGTTCTGGCTCATGGGCAGCCTGGCAGGCGCGAAGTGGAGCGATCTCGGGCTTCCGACCGCGGTCATCGTCCTCTGTCTCGCGGTCCTGCTGGCGCAGGGGCGGCGCCTCAACGCGCTCTCCGCCGGGGAGGACGCCGCCGCCGGTCTCGGCGTCCCGGTGGCGGCACAACGTGCGCTGCTGCTGGTCATCGGGTCGCTGCTGACCGCGTCGATCGTGTCGGTGGTCGGCGGAATCGGGTTCGTCGGGCTGATGGTGCCGCACATGACGCGATTCGCCGTCGGGGCCGACCATCGCAGGGTCCTGCCGGTCGCGGCTTTGGCGGGAGCGGTGTTCCTGGTGCTCGTCGATCTCGTCGCCCGCACGCTGAACCGGCCGGACGAGCTTCCGGTCGGCCTGGTCACCACCGTGCTGGGCGCCCCGTTCTTCCTGTGGCTGCTCCGCCGCCGCACCGCCAGGGCGGGTGGCTGA
- a CDS encoding DsbA family protein, with translation MSDQGARDEKSARVRVAAERAAQQRKSMQRRRLGILAVVVVVIGVCVGVGLAVSSNSAKPKAYTPPTDGSVVADKYANPANKATALSYGPASAPHTLTIFEDFRCPYCKALETGSASVYKAYVANGTLRVLFHPVTLIDTHDNGSGSLQSGNAAACAAAAGKFDEYHDVLFAHQPDETTDGYSSTATLISLAKQVPGLDTPAFETCVNAGTYKGLVQQNWSDFNTLQLQGTPTLMLDGKTLSLPNNFWLASKDGSSLAGSDPAVLKQVFQSAGLPALS, from the coding sequence ATGAGCGATCAGGGAGCTCGGGACGAGAAGTCCGCACGCGTGCGGGTCGCCGCCGAGCGTGCGGCCCAGCAGCGCAAGAGCATGCAGCGCCGCAGGCTCGGCATACTCGCGGTGGTAGTGGTGGTGATCGGGGTCTGCGTCGGCGTCGGGCTCGCGGTGAGTTCGAACTCCGCCAAGCCGAAGGCCTACACCCCGCCGACCGACGGCTCCGTGGTCGCCGACAAGTACGCGAACCCCGCGAACAAGGCGACGGCCCTGTCCTACGGCCCCGCGTCGGCCCCGCACACCCTGACGATCTTCGAGGACTTCCGCTGCCCCTACTGCAAGGCGCTGGAGACGGGATCGGCGTCCGTCTACAAGGCCTACGTCGCCAACGGAACACTGCGCGTGCTCTTCCACCCGGTGACCCTCATCGACACCCACGACAACGGCAGCGGCTCGCTCCAGTCCGGCAACGCCGCCGCGTGCGCCGCGGCCGCCGGGAAGTTCGACGAGTACCACGACGTGCTCTTCGCCCACCAGCCGGACGAGACCACCGACGGCTACAGCAGCACCGCGACGCTGATCTCGCTGGCCAAGCAGGTCCCGGGACTGGACACGCCGGCGTTCGAGACGTGCGTCAACGCCGGCACGTACAAGGGCCTGGTCCAGCAGAACTGGTCGGACTTCAACACGCTGCAACTCCAGGGGACGCCGACGCTGATGCTCGACGGCAAGACCCTCTCGCTGCCGAACAACTTCTGGCTGGCGTCGAAGGACGGGTCGTCGCTGGCCGGGTCGGACCCGGCGGTGCTGAAGCAGGTGTTCCAGAGCGCGGGGCTGCCGGCGCTGTCGTAG
- a CDS encoding molybdopterin-dependent oxidoreductase — protein METSAEPGAGRRRGSWLVGGPVGVLTGGVIGLLAAAVGVAAGEFGAALSAAFGASAPKAAVVAVGEWAIELSPAWLREAAIRNFGSHDKTALLTGVYITIGVLSVITGVVARRYLDVGTGLAAAFGLLGLVAAVTRPVVGVGSWFPALLAGAATVIVLRQLTLWSLQPTVSGSAADPNERRRFLVTLFGTGAGALIGGFGSRAWLNSRYNVAPARAAVVLPEAATPLPQVPASVHPAIPDLEPFFTPNAQFYRVDTALTVPQVDPHEWMLRIHGMVDRPFSVSFADLLRMPLEEHDLTLTCVSNTIGGPYCGNARWLGAPLAPLLRQAGVQAGADQILSTSFDGMTIGTPVEAVLDGRQAMLAVAMNGQTLPVEHGFPCRMLVPGLYGYVSATKWVVDLELTTFAKAAGFWVGEGWAQQAPVKTASRIDVPGTGATLAAGTIAVAGVAWATHRGVAGVEVQVDKGPWVTADLAAADTPDTWRQWSYPWHATPGRHTLTVRCTDGTGTLQTPVVQDTLPDGATGYHSIQVTID, from the coding sequence ATGGAGACATCTGCTGAGCCCGGTGCCGGGCGCCGACGCGGGTCCTGGCTGGTCGGCGGTCCGGTGGGTGTGCTGACCGGCGGCGTGATCGGGCTGCTCGCCGCGGCCGTGGGCGTCGCAGCGGGCGAATTCGGCGCGGCCCTGTCCGCCGCGTTCGGTGCCAGCGCCCCGAAGGCGGCGGTCGTCGCGGTCGGGGAGTGGGCCATCGAGCTGAGCCCGGCATGGCTCAGGGAGGCGGCGATCCGGAACTTCGGCTCGCACGACAAGACCGCGCTGCTCACCGGCGTCTACATCACGATCGGTGTCCTGTCGGTGATCACCGGCGTCGTGGCCCGTCGGTACCTGGACGTCGGGACCGGCCTGGCCGCCGCCTTCGGCCTGCTCGGGCTGGTCGCGGCGGTCACCCGGCCGGTCGTCGGCGTCGGTTCCTGGTTCCCGGCGCTGCTGGCCGGCGCGGCCACTGTCATCGTGCTGCGCCAGCTCACGCTCTGGAGTCTGCAACCGACCGTCTCCGGCTCAGCCGCCGACCCCAACGAACGCCGCCGCTTCCTCGTGACGTTGTTCGGCACCGGAGCCGGCGCCCTGATCGGCGGCTTCGGCAGCCGAGCGTGGCTCAACTCCCGCTACAACGTCGCCCCGGCGCGCGCCGCCGTCGTCCTGCCCGAGGCGGCCACGCCGCTGCCCCAAGTGCCCGCCTCGGTCCACCCGGCCATCCCCGACCTGGAGCCCTTCTTCACCCCGAACGCCCAGTTCTACCGCGTCGACACGGCCCTGACGGTCCCGCAGGTCGACCCGCACGAGTGGATGCTGCGGATCCACGGCATGGTGGACCGGCCGTTCTCGGTGAGCTTCGCGGACCTGCTCAGGATGCCGCTCGAAGAGCACGACCTCACGCTGACCTGCGTCTCGAACACCATCGGCGGTCCCTACTGCGGCAACGCCCGATGGCTCGGCGCGCCGCTGGCCCCGCTGCTCCGGCAGGCCGGCGTCCAGGCCGGGGCGGACCAGATCCTGTCCACGTCCTTCGACGGCATGACCATCGGCACCCCGGTGGAGGCGGTGCTCGACGGCCGCCAGGCGATGCTCGCCGTCGCCATGAACGGCCAGACGCTGCCGGTCGAGCACGGCTTCCCGTGCCGGATGCTGGTGCCGGGCCTGTACGGATACGTCTCGGCGACCAAGTGGGTCGTCGACCTCGAACTCACCACCTTCGCCAAGGCCGCCGGCTTCTGGGTGGGCGAGGGCTGGGCGCAGCAGGCGCCGGTGAAGACCGCCTCCCGCATCGACGTCCCGGGAACGGGAGCGACCCTGGCGGCCGGCACGATCGCCGTCGCCGGCGTCGCCTGGGCCACGCACCGCGGCGTCGCCGGCGTCGAGGTGCAGGTCGACAAGGGCCCGTGGGTGACGGCGGACCTGGCGGCCGCCGACACCCCGGACACCTGGCGGCAGTGGTCTTACCCGTGGCACGCGACGCCGGGCCGGCACACCCTGACGGTCCGCTGCACCGACGGGACGGGGACGCTGCAGACGCCGGTGGTTCAGGACACGCTTCCGGACGGGGCCACCGGCTACCACAGCATTCAGGTCACGATCGACTGA
- a CDS encoding ABC transporter substrate-binding protein, with protein sequence MKLSGRAFLVGTAAFALLASLTTACGSSASSGTAAGNSAGITGTQPPTTTPARTAYPLTIDNCGQKITFQKAPSRVLILNGTSVGEVESFIMLGLDKTILADAQHYGVSDDPEMVAKIDALPTGGLTMNKNFDVPAEQVLAARPDLVVSTWAGGFDAKNGMATRGQLAAAGINSLVNPTNCAQGDPNATGAEKKALATQGIDSSFDFMTLLGRIFDVQQRAADQVTELRDRIDAVQKSNPGTPPKKVLIAYPGMSMMNANGLPAIMTGGIYDKVIAAAGGVNSFAGKDSDTTRTLNAEQLAAADVDVLVVGEFTPSEKPDAEAAKLFAAYPQWNASKTRTYAVASDGVYLGPMNAWAVEKISKVIRGRG encoded by the coding sequence ATGAAACTCTCGGGGCGGGCCTTCCTTGTCGGCACGGCAGCGTTCGCGCTGCTGGCGTCGCTCACCACCGCGTGTGGGAGCAGCGCGTCGTCCGGGACGGCCGCCGGAAACTCGGCAGGCATCACCGGCACGCAGCCGCCGACGACAACGCCGGCCAGGACCGCCTACCCGCTGACCATCGACAACTGCGGCCAGAAGATCACGTTCCAGAAGGCGCCGAGCCGGGTCCTGATCCTGAACGGCACATCGGTCGGCGAGGTCGAGAGCTTCATCATGCTCGGCCTGGACAAGACGATCCTGGCCGACGCCCAGCACTACGGCGTCTCCGACGACCCGGAGATGGTCGCGAAGATCGACGCACTCCCCACCGGCGGCCTGACGATGAACAAGAACTTCGACGTCCCCGCCGAACAGGTCCTCGCCGCCAGGCCGGACCTCGTCGTGTCCACCTGGGCCGGCGGCTTCGACGCCAAGAACGGCATGGCCACTCGGGGACAGCTCGCCGCGGCCGGGATCAACAGCCTGGTGAACCCGACCAACTGCGCTCAAGGCGATCCGAACGCCACCGGCGCCGAGAAGAAGGCCTTGGCGACCCAGGGCATCGACTCCTCCTTCGACTTCATGACCCTGCTCGGCCGGATCTTCGACGTCCAGCAGCGGGCCGCCGACCAGGTCACCGAGCTGCGCGACCGGATCGACGCGGTGCAGAAGTCGAACCCCGGAACGCCGCCCAAGAAGGTGCTGATCGCCTACCCCGGCATGTCGATGATGAACGCCAACGGCCTGCCCGCGATCATGACCGGCGGCATCTACGACAAGGTGATCGCCGCGGCCGGCGGCGTGAACTCCTTCGCCGGCAAGGACTCCGACACCACGCGCACCCTCAACGCCGAACAGCTCGCCGCCGCCGACGTGGACGTCCTGGTCGTCGGCGAGTTCACGCCGAGCGAGAAGCCGGACGCGGAGGCGGCGAAGCTGTTCGCCGCGTATCCGCAGTGGAACGCCTCGAAGACCAGGACCTACGCCGTGGCGTCCGACGGCGTGTATCTGGGTCCGATGAACGCGTGGGCTGTGGAGAAGATCTCGAAGGTGATCCGGGGCCGTGGCTGA
- a CDS encoding ABC transporter ATP-binding protein yields MQLELKGVCVDIDTRPILSDVDLRIAPGELVALVGPNGSGKSTLLRTVYRTLRPRAGAVFLGGDDLRRLRPREAALRRAVLPQHGDAGSEFTAAEVVGMGRTPHLRSWQRPGDGDASIVGEALERVGLSWAADRLVTTLSGGERQRVLLARALAQQAPLLVLDEPTNHLDIRSQLELLELVRDLGLTLLAALHDLDHAASLADRVVVLRDGAVVANGAPSETLTPALIREVFGVRAHVGSHPITGRPHIAVAI; encoded by the coding sequence ATGCAGCTGGAGCTGAAGGGCGTGTGTGTCGACATCGACACCCGCCCGATCCTGTCCGACGTCGATCTGCGGATCGCCCCCGGCGAACTCGTCGCGCTGGTCGGACCGAACGGCAGCGGCAAGTCGACGCTGCTGCGCACCGTCTACCGGACCCTGCGACCCAGGGCCGGCGCGGTGTTCCTCGGCGGCGACGATCTGCGGCGGCTGCGTCCGCGCGAGGCCGCGCTGCGGCGCGCGGTGCTGCCCCAGCATGGCGACGCAGGGAGCGAGTTCACCGCCGCCGAGGTGGTCGGGATGGGCCGGACGCCGCACCTGCGCTCGTGGCAGCGTCCCGGGGACGGCGACGCGTCGATCGTCGGGGAGGCGCTGGAGCGCGTCGGGCTGAGCTGGGCCGCGGATCGGCTGGTGACCACGTTGTCCGGCGGCGAGCGCCAGCGGGTGCTGCTGGCGCGGGCGCTGGCGCAGCAGGCGCCGCTGCTGGTGCTGGACGAGCCGACCAACCACCTGGACATCCGCTCCCAGTTGGAGCTGCTGGAGCTGGTACGGGACCTCGGCCTGACGCTGCTCGCCGCGCTGCACGACCTCGACCACGCGGCGAGCCTGGCCGACCGGGTCGTGGTCCTGCGGGACGGTGCGGTGGTCGCGAACGGGGCGCCGTCGGAGACGCTGACTCCGGCGCTCATCCGGGAGGTGTTCGGTGTTCGGGCGCATGTGGGCTCGCATCCGATCACCGGTCGGCCGCACATCGCGGTGGCGATCTGA
- a CDS encoding HoxN/HupN/NixA family nickel/cobalt transporter produces MSVPANRSVRAVRDSSAGPVRWLRGDWLRFGGLLAVIVAMHVAAFGILAGLVAPHHYTVGKQVFGFGLGITAYTLGMRHAFDADHIAAIDNTTRKLMADGKRPVSVGFWFALGHSTIVVALAAGIAAGARQATSLTDDKSGTRQSLGVVSTTASGTFLYLIGILNLVALIGIYKVYKAMRRGEYDEAALTAQLDKRGFMNRILGRLTKSITRPGQMYPVGLLFGIGFDTATEVLLLALAGSSAAAGLPWYAILCLPLLFTAGMTLFDTLDGTFMNFAYHWAFSNPIRKVYYNLTITGLSVAVALVIGSVELIGVVHDQFGFANPVTDWIANLNLNNVGFVIVGAFVAVWVAAIAYWKIARVERRWNAAGEEG; encoded by the coding sequence GTGAGCGTGCCTGCGAACCGTTCTGTCCGGGCTGTCCGGGATTCGTCCGCGGGGCCGGTGCGCTGGCTGCGGGGCGACTGGCTCCGGTTCGGCGGGTTGCTGGCGGTGATCGTGGCGATGCACGTGGCCGCGTTCGGGATCCTGGCCGGGTTGGTCGCGCCGCACCACTACACGGTCGGCAAGCAGGTCTTCGGCTTCGGGCTCGGCATCACCGCCTACACGCTCGGGATGCGCCACGCGTTCGACGCCGACCACATAGCCGCGATCGACAACACCACGCGCAAGCTGATGGCCGACGGGAAGCGGCCGGTGTCGGTCGGGTTCTGGTTCGCGCTCGGGCACTCGACCATCGTCGTCGCGCTGGCCGCCGGGATCGCCGCCGGGGCACGGCAGGCCACGAGCCTCACCGACGACAAGTCCGGCACGCGCCAGTCCCTCGGCGTGGTGTCCACGACCGCCTCCGGCACGTTCCTGTACCTGATCGGGATCCTGAACCTGGTCGCGCTGATCGGCATCTACAAGGTCTACAAGGCGATGCGCCGCGGCGAGTACGACGAGGCCGCGTTGACCGCGCAGCTGGACAAGCGCGGCTTCATGAACCGGATCCTGGGCCGGCTCACCAAGTCCATCACCCGGCCCGGCCAGATGTACCCGGTCGGCCTGCTGTTCGGCATCGGCTTCGACACCGCCACCGAAGTCCTGCTGCTCGCGCTGGCCGGCTCCAGCGCCGCCGCCGGGCTGCCCTGGTACGCGATCCTGTGCCTGCCGCTGCTGTTCACCGCGGGCATGACCCTGTTCGACACCCTCGACGGCACCTTCATGAACTTCGCCTACCACTGGGCCTTCTCCAACCCGATCCGCAAGGTCTACTACAACCTCACGATCACCGGCCTGTCGGTGGCCGTCGCCCTGGTCATCGGCAGCGTCGAGCTGATCGGCGTGGTCCACGACCAGTTCGGGTTCGCCAACCCGGTCACCGACTGGATCGCGAACCTGAACCTGAACAACGTCGGGTTCGTGATCGTCGGCGCGTTCGTGGCTGTCTGGGTGGCGGCGATCGCGTACTGGAAGATCGCGCGCGTTGAGCGGAGGTGGAACGCGGCCGGCGAGGAGGGCTAG
- the msrA gene encoding peptide-methionine (S)-S-oxide reductase MsrA, producing MATEKAILAGGCFWGMEELIRHQPGVVSTRVGYSGGDTPNATYRNHGDHAESIEIGYDPEKTDYRALLEFFFQIHDPTTVDRQGNDLGRSYRSAIYYLNDEQHRVAVDTIADVEASGLWPGKVVTEVEPAGDFWEAEPEHQDYLQNYPNGYTCHYPRPNWKLPRRAEA from the coding sequence ATGGCCACCGAGAAGGCGATTCTCGCCGGAGGCTGCTTCTGGGGCATGGAGGAGCTCATCCGCCACCAGCCCGGGGTCGTTTCCACCCGCGTCGGCTACTCCGGCGGCGACACGCCGAACGCGACCTACCGCAACCACGGTGACCACGCGGAGTCGATCGAGATCGGCTACGACCCCGAGAAGACCGACTACCGGGCCCTGCTGGAGTTCTTCTTCCAGATCCACGACCCGACGACGGTCGACCGCCAGGGCAACGACCTGGGCCGCAGCTACCGGTCCGCGATCTACTACCTGAACGACGAGCAGCACCGCGTCGCCGTCGACACCATCGCCGACGTCGAGGCCTCCGGCCTGTGGCCGGGCAAGGTCGTCACCGAGGTCGAGCCGGCCGGCGACTTCTGGGAGGCCGAGCCGGAGCACCAGGACTACCTGCAGAACTACCCGAACGGGTACACGTGCCACTACCCGCGGCCGAACTGGAAGCTGCCGCGGCGCGCGGAGGCGTAG